A portion of the Microlunatus phosphovorus NM-1 genome contains these proteins:
- a CDS encoding helix-turn-helix transcriptional regulator, with translation MADATVGSTELREQGRAAYRRRVWSDAFACLSRADEISPLEAADLDLLAVVARLTGRDAAADDYAARCYEAWLRIGQPRPAARRAAWLSLQLLLRGQDVPCRAWSARADRLLREVGSEPLPERGFLMIISALSELAGGQPRSALQTHTEITELGRRFAEPDLIAIGQLGQGEALASLGRVREAMTKLDEAMLAVTTKVVTPEAGGIVYCAVIEACEAAFDLHRARQWTVALDRWCDDQPGLVAFRGSCLVHRAHLMQLGGDWADAVGEAETACSLLSGHPAAGEASYRLGELHRLRGEYEQAECCFLEASRWIADPQPGLALLWLRQGRADDAATAVRTALDQAANDLDRCRLLPGYVEIMLEVGRLDAAREAATELVSAARASSAPWLVAMGAQAAGACSLAERDGSAGLRTLRGAWAAWRELDAPYESARVRVLMAEAHRILGDRASAEMELEAAGWVFDRLGAMPDLERVRRLSARAAPAGPLTGREVEVLRLVATGMTNRAIASELFLSEKTVARHLSNIFVKLHVSSRAAATAYAYQHDLVPSHPTR, from the coding sequence ATGGCTGATGCGACAGTCGGCAGCACGGAGCTGCGCGAGCAAGGGCGGGCCGCCTACCGCCGCCGGGTCTGGTCCGACGCCTTCGCCTGCCTGAGTCGCGCGGATGAGATCTCGCCGCTGGAGGCCGCCGATCTCGACCTGCTTGCGGTCGTTGCCCGGCTGACCGGTCGCGACGCCGCTGCCGACGACTACGCCGCTCGTTGCTACGAGGCGTGGTTGCGGATCGGACAGCCACGACCGGCAGCTCGCCGCGCGGCCTGGCTGAGCCTGCAACTCCTGCTTCGGGGACAGGATGTTCCCTGTCGCGCGTGGTCGGCGCGGGCCGACAGGCTGCTGCGGGAGGTCGGCTCCGAACCGCTTCCCGAGCGTGGCTTCCTGATGATCATCAGCGCGCTCAGCGAGCTCGCCGGCGGCCAGCCGCGGTCTGCGCTCCAGACGCATACCGAGATCACCGAGCTCGGTCGACGATTCGCCGAACCGGACCTGATCGCGATCGGCCAACTCGGCCAGGGCGAGGCATTGGCCTCGCTCGGCCGGGTCCGTGAGGCGATGACGAAGCTCGACGAGGCGATGCTGGCGGTCACCACCAAGGTGGTGACACCCGAGGCAGGTGGCATCGTCTACTGCGCGGTGATCGAGGCGTGTGAAGCTGCCTTCGACCTGCACCGGGCGCGGCAGTGGACCGTCGCGCTCGACCGGTGGTGCGATGATCAGCCCGGCCTGGTCGCGTTCCGCGGCTCCTGCTTGGTGCACCGGGCGCACCTGATGCAGCTTGGCGGTGACTGGGCCGATGCCGTCGGTGAGGCCGAGACTGCCTGTTCGCTGTTGAGCGGACATCCGGCGGCGGGCGAGGCCAGCTATCGGCTGGGCGAGCTGCACCGGCTGCGTGGCGAGTACGAGCAGGCAGAGTGCTGCTTTCTCGAGGCCAGCCGCTGGATCGCCGATCCACAACCCGGCTTGGCCCTGCTCTGGCTGAGGCAGGGCCGCGCTGACGATGCCGCCACAGCCGTCCGCACGGCGCTCGACCAGGCCGCCAACGACCTCGATCGCTGCCGCCTCCTGCCGGGTTATGTCGAGATCATGCTCGAGGTCGGCCGACTCGACGCTGCCAGAGAGGCCGCGACCGAGCTGGTGAGTGCCGCTCGGGCGTCTTCGGCTCCCTGGCTCGTGGCCATGGGGGCACAGGCCGCGGGCGCCTGCTCCCTGGCCGAGCGCGACGGCTCCGCCGGACTCCGCACACTGCGCGGAGCCTGGGCAGCATGGCGGGAGTTGGATGCGCCGTACGAGTCCGCCCGAGTGCGGGTTCTGATGGCTGAAGCCCACCGAATCCTCGGGGATCGTGCCTCGGCCGAGATGGAGCTCGAGGCGGCGGGGTGGGTGTTCGATCGCCTGGGAGCGATGCCGGACCTCGAGCGAGTCCGCCGGCTATCGGCGCGAGCCGCCCCGGCGGGACCGCTGACCGGTCGCGAGGTGGAGGTGCTTCGGCTCGTCGCGACCGGAATGACCAATCGGGCGATCGCGTCCGAGCTGTTCCTCAGCGAGAAGACCGTCGCCCGTCACCTGAGCAACATCTTCGTCAAGCTGCACGTCAGCTCCCGGGCCGCGGCGACGGCGTACGCCTATCAGCATGATCTCGTCCCGTCCCACCCGACCCGGTGA
- the prfB gene encoding peptide chain release factor 2: MAGPDYPAELSALDKALTSIEAVVDPAAKKVEIAELSEQVAAPDLWDDVDNAQRITSRLSALQSEIDRVADLRSRLDDLSVLIELATEESDAASLAEAEAELSSLQHAVESLEVRTLLSGEYDPREALVTIRSEAGGVDAADFAAMLLRMYLRWAERHGYPAEVYDTSYAEEAGIKSATFQVKAPYAYGTLSVEQGTHRLVRISPFDNQGRRQTSFAGVEVLPVTEEADHIDIPEADIRIDVFRSSGPGGQSVNTTDSAVRITHLPTGIVVSCQNEKSQLQNKAAALRVLQARLLEKARRDREAEMNALKGDGGNSWGSQMRSYVLHPYQMVKDLRTDFEVSSPDAVFDGELDGFIESGIRWRMTEKV; encoded by the coding sequence GTGGCTGGACCGGATTACCCTGCAGAACTCTCCGCCCTCGACAAGGCACTGACCTCGATCGAGGCCGTCGTCGACCCCGCGGCCAAGAAGGTGGAGATCGCCGAACTGTCGGAGCAGGTCGCCGCCCCGGACCTGTGGGACGACGTCGACAACGCCCAGCGGATCACCTCCCGGCTCTCGGCCCTGCAGTCCGAGATCGATCGGGTGGCCGACCTGCGGTCCCGGCTGGATGACCTCAGCGTGCTGATCGAGCTGGCCACCGAGGAATCCGACGCCGCCTCGCTGGCCGAGGCGGAGGCCGAGCTGTCGTCGCTGCAGCACGCGGTCGAGTCGCTGGAGGTACGGACGCTGCTCTCCGGCGAGTACGATCCGCGCGAGGCGCTGGTCACCATCCGCTCCGAGGCGGGTGGCGTCGACGCCGCCGACTTCGCGGCCATGCTGTTGCGGATGTATCTGCGTTGGGCGGAGCGGCACGGTTACCCGGCCGAGGTCTACGACACCTCGTACGCGGAGGAGGCGGGCATCAAGTCCGCGACCTTCCAGGTGAAGGCGCCGTACGCGTACGGCACGCTCTCGGTCGAGCAGGGCACCCACCGGCTGGTGCGGATCTCCCCGTTCGACAACCAGGGTCGGCGGCAGACTTCCTTCGCCGGGGTCGAAGTGCTGCCGGTGACCGAGGAAGCCGACCACATCGACATTCCCGAGGCCGACATCCGGATCGACGTGTTCCGCTCCTCGGGCCCGGGCGGGCAGAGCGTGAACACCACCGACTCGGCGGTCCGGATCACCCATCTGCCGACCGGCATCGTGGTGTCCTGCCAGAACGAGAAGTCACAGCTGCAGAACAAGGCGGCCGCCCTGCGGGTCCTGCAGGCCAGGCTGTTGGAGAAGGCGCGCCGCGACCGCGAGGCCGAGATGAACGCCCTGAAGGGCGACGGTGGCAACAGCTGGGGTTCGCAGATGCGCTCCTACGTGCTGCACCCGTATCAGATGGTCAAGGATCTGCGGACCGACTTCGAGGTCTCCTCGCCCGACGCAGTCTTCGACGGCGAGCTGGACGGCTTCATCGAGTCCGGCATCCGCTGGCGGATGACCGAGAAGGTCTAG
- a CDS encoding SDR family NAD(P)-dependent oxidoreductase: MIADPIGKFTLTNRRALVTGASSGLGARIAATLSAAGAELVLTGRIQQRLQEVAAGLSGPATIVPGDLHHPGFRVSLIDQIRARHEDLHILVNCAGTCDNGPLESQALSDVTDIIDLDLVVAIDLCRLAAPLLVGRPGASVINIASIFGQISSGGGMAGYHAAKGGLITFTRHLAEQWGERGVRVNAIAPGFFPTPLTGELADPDQRRRIVARTLLKRTPTLDELEGPVLFLASDAASYVTGHILTVDGGWTAC, encoded by the coding sequence ATGATCGCCGATCCGATCGGCAAGTTCACACTGACGAACCGCCGGGCGCTGGTCACCGGCGCATCGTCCGGCCTGGGCGCCCGGATCGCGGCGACATTGAGCGCGGCGGGCGCCGAGCTCGTCCTCACCGGTCGCATACAACAGCGGCTGCAGGAGGTGGCCGCCGGGCTGTCCGGTCCCGCCACCATCGTGCCCGGCGATCTACACCACCCCGGTTTTCGAGTGTCATTGATCGATCAGATCCGAGCCCGGCACGAAGACCTCCACATCCTGGTCAACTGCGCTGGCACCTGCGACAACGGCCCACTGGAGTCACAGGCACTGTCCGACGTCACCGACATCATCGACCTCGATCTCGTGGTCGCGATCGACCTGTGCCGACTGGCAGCACCACTGCTGGTCGGCCGGCCAGGCGCCTCGGTGATCAACATCGCCTCGATCTTCGGCCAGATCAGCTCTGGTGGCGGGATGGCGGGCTACCACGCGGCCAAGGGCGGGCTGATCACCTTCACCCGGCATCTCGCCGAGCAGTGGGGCGAGCGCGGGGTGCGGGTGAACGCGATTGCCCCGGGGTTCTTTCCCACGCCGCTGACCGGCGAGTTGGCCGACCCCGATCAGCGTCGGCGGATCGTGGCTCGGACGCTGCTGAAGCGCACACCCACCCTCGACGAACTGGAGGGACCCGTGCTGTTCCTGGCTTCCGACGCCGCGAGCTATGTCACCGGGCACATACTCACCGTCGACGGTGGTTGGACGGCATGCTGA
- a CDS encoding ATP-binding cassette domain-containing protein, whose amino-acid sequence MAAAPGAGRRRLRPHRRTGRYPGARLLIGRRRLPRPGGALEASGISKAYEDRPVLREVNLTVGPGQVLGVSGPSASGKTTLVGILAGTIDPDAGSVQLSDVTLTDDDVLVETDHRNLMVVQQDAVLDRNHNVAANIAYGLPKDKRRRHVGARRVAMMMDLFELATPLADSRPQELSAGERQRVSMARAIVGFGLGGPEAAVLLDEPLSAVEVGTRVRLLQAAFADIGAYPIPVLLVSHDADEIAALAGRRAALVEGRLVYA is encoded by the coding sequence CTGGCCGCAGCGCCGGGCGCGGGGAGAAGACGTCTTCGTCCGCATCGAAGAACTGGCCGATACCCCGGAGCACGTCTCCTGATTGGGCGACGCCGACTGCCGCGGCCTGGTGGTGCGCTCGAGGCCAGTGGGATATCGAAGGCGTACGAGGATCGCCCGGTCCTCCGCGAGGTCAACTTGACGGTCGGCCCTGGTCAGGTGCTCGGCGTCTCGGGACCGTCGGCCTCCGGCAAGACCACGCTGGTGGGGATCCTCGCCGGGACGATCGACCCGGATGCCGGCTCGGTTCAGCTCAGCGATGTCACCCTCACCGACGACGACGTACTGGTCGAGACCGACCACCGCAATCTGATGGTGGTTCAGCAGGACGCGGTCCTGGACCGGAACCACAACGTGGCGGCCAATATCGCGTACGGCCTGCCCAAGGACAAGCGTCGGCGGCATGTCGGCGCCCGTCGAGTGGCGATGATGATGGATCTGTTCGAGTTGGCGACGCCCCTCGCGGACAGCCGTCCTCAAGAACTGTCGGCAGGGGAGCGCCAGCGGGTGTCGATGGCGAGGGCCATCGTCGGGTTCGGCCTCGGCGGGCCCGAGGCCGCGGTGCTGCTGGACGAGCCACTCTCAGCCGTCGAGGTAGGCACCCGGGTCCGGCTTTTGCAGGCCGCCTTCGCCGACATCGGCGCCTATCCGATCCCGGTCCTGCTGGTCAGCCACGACGCCGATGAGATCGCGGCACTGGCAGGCCGGCGCGCCGCGTTGGTCGAGGGCCGGCTGGTCTACGCCTGA
- a CDS encoding alpha/beta fold hydrolase, protein MSVTTSGAEPVRTSLLAGLPVQERAVGAAGIDTAVLSGGDGPPMVLLHGPGEFAGIWSPVLNELVHSYLVIAPDLPGHGASAAPTAGMTRGWVNRWLDELISATCAEPPVLVGRVVGGAIGAAYAAAHPDRLSQLVLVDTIGLETFDPEPRFGLAMHRFLANPSMATYERFMDFCAFDLDTAKSRLGHRWSSYAKYAVDRAEDPGVQSAIGGMIGLYAPPMAPDLLATITVPTSMIWGREDAATTLAVAERASARYGWPLHVIDGAGDDPALDRPAEFIGTLLEAIGRGDGHDGH, encoded by the coding sequence ATGAGTGTCACCACATCCGGTGCCGAGCCGGTGCGGACCAGCCTGCTCGCCGGCCTGCCCGTGCAGGAGCGGGCCGTCGGCGCGGCCGGCATCGACACGGCCGTGCTGAGCGGCGGAGACGGCCCGCCCATGGTGCTGCTGCACGGTCCAGGCGAGTTTGCCGGCATCTGGTCGCCGGTGCTGAACGAGCTGGTGCACAGCTATCTGGTAATCGCACCTGACCTACCCGGTCACGGCGCCTCTGCTGCCCCCACCGCCGGCATGACCCGCGGCTGGGTCAACCGCTGGCTCGATGAGCTCATCTCAGCCACCTGCGCCGAGCCGCCCGTGCTGGTCGGTCGCGTGGTCGGTGGAGCGATCGGGGCCGCCTACGCAGCCGCTCATCCCGACCGGCTGAGCCAGCTCGTCCTCGTCGACACGATCGGCCTCGAGACCTTCGACCCCGAGCCGCGATTCGGCCTGGCGATGCACCGCTTCCTGGCCAATCCGTCGATGGCCACCTACGAGCGATTCATGGACTTCTGTGCCTTCGACCTCGATACCGCCAAGAGCCGGCTCGGCCATCGCTGGAGCTCGTACGCCAAGTACGCCGTGGACCGTGCCGAGGACCCGGGCGTCCAGTCCGCCATCGGAGGCATGATCGGGCTGTACGCACCACCGATGGCGCCCGACCTGTTGGCCACGATCACCGTGCCGACGAGCATGATCTGGGGACGCGAGGACGCAGCCACCACACTGGCGGTCGCCGAGCGGGCGTCCGCCAGGTATGGATGGCCGCTGCACGTGATCGACGGAGCCGGAGACGATCCGGCCCTCGATCGACCGGCAGAGTTCATCGGCACGCTGCTCGAGGCCATCGGCCGGGGTGACGGTCATGACGGACACTGA
- a CDS encoding NAD(P)/FAD-dependent oxidoreductase: protein MTDTDFDVIVIGARCAGSPTAMLLARQGCRVLLVDRASFPSDTLSTHLLHPPGVSALRRWGLLDEVIATGCPAIDTYRFDFGDFTLSGSPGTTGSPVAFAPRRTVLDQILLSAAGQAGVDVRLGFNVTEIAVEDGRVVGVRSQRDGRLVTERAAIVVGADGLRSTLASVVRPHAYQEKPRLLAGYYSYWHGLGMSGRFETYVRPERAFAAWPTNDELTVVIGGWPFAEFETNRTDAERHYLAMFDLAPDFAERLRSARRVSRVVGTAVPNYFRTPYGPGWALVGDAGYNKDFITAQGMQDAFRDAELCATAIVDGLGGRQSMPAAMAGYHTARDLAVAGIYELTTELATLEPPSPQMQKLLLSLHESRAGMDLFARVNAGATPPHELFSLAG, encoded by the coding sequence ATGACGGACACTGACTTCGACGTCATCGTCATCGGTGCCCGCTGCGCGGGTTCGCCGACCGCGATGCTGCTGGCCAGACAGGGTTGCCGGGTGCTGCTCGTAGACCGGGCCAGTTTTCCGAGCGATACGTTGTCGACCCATCTGCTGCACCCGCCCGGGGTGAGCGCCCTGCGTCGCTGGGGACTGCTCGACGAGGTGATCGCCACCGGCTGCCCGGCCATCGACACCTACCGGTTCGACTTCGGAGACTTCACGCTGTCCGGATCGCCGGGCACAACCGGCAGCCCGGTCGCCTTCGCTCCACGCCGCACCGTGCTCGACCAGATCCTCCTCAGTGCTGCTGGTCAGGCCGGGGTCGACGTACGGCTGGGCTTCAACGTGACCGAGATCGCGGTCGAGGACGGGCGCGTGGTCGGGGTCCGCAGCCAGCGCGACGGACGCCTGGTCACCGAACGAGCAGCAATCGTCGTCGGTGCCGACGGGCTGCGGTCGACGTTGGCGTCGGTGGTCCGGCCGCACGCCTACCAGGAGAAGCCTCGGCTGCTGGCCGGCTACTACAGCTACTGGCACGGGTTGGGGATGAGCGGGCGGTTCGAGACATACGTCCGGCCCGAGCGTGCGTTCGCCGCTTGGCCGACCAACGACGAGCTGACCGTGGTCATCGGCGGCTGGCCGTTCGCCGAGTTCGAGACCAACCGTACCGACGCCGAACGCCACTACCTGGCGATGTTCGACCTGGCGCCCGACTTCGCCGAACGCCTGCGATCTGCCCGTCGGGTGAGTCGGGTAGTCGGCACCGCCGTACCCAACTACTTCCGCACACCGTACGGCCCAGGCTGGGCGCTGGTCGGGGACGCCGGCTACAACAAGGACTTCATCACGGCCCAGGGTATGCAGGACGCCTTCCGCGACGCCGAACTGTGCGCCACGGCTATCGTCGACGGGCTCGGCGGCCGACAGTCCATGCCAGCTGCCATGGCCGGCTATCACACCGCACGAGATCTGGCGGTGGCCGGCATCTATGAGCTCACGACCGAGCTCGCGACCTTGGAGCCCCCATCGCCGCAGATGCAGAAGTTGCTGCTTTCCTTGCATGAGAGCAGGGCCGGCATGGATCTGTTCGCCCGGGTGAATGCTGGAGCCACCCCGCCACACGAGCTCTTCAGCCTTGCTGGATAG
- a CDS encoding DEAD/DEAH box helicase: MNIVLTQGTLQRLLVEDWPIDTDLRVLPDTLTDSVGVWTDESSLFLYSTFDDNSDQLIVAPNLDLTAVPKEAYSAMWQRVSSMALLARERKLQIPRAWGQYRNKNKVAFAAVPHNFGAYRWNAEIHPEGTNDLVLWSLEIDKTTLLDGFAPPSGVWRDLRREWMRHRQLSQDELAPEAQSKIGLTSSIELDAATFGAVTGGASYDDWLTRLTKKQKEFVDSPSSPSVKLRGPAGSGKTLTLELKLLTELYRGRLNQASDRRYLFATHSWSVAEQVSEALQRLDTSGSLSEVDVFPLLTIAEVVAGATFAEFDILGEDSQSGKVQQLELIDEIVEDILTGDWLAFESRVSGWIKSAMQAAQGSPERNRLNWDLMIEFGTVLSATGILPGIAARERYRAIPRGPWMMPIHSDADRDFVLLVYTRLVATLRSQGKLTSDQVITDLLNYLETFAWNIRRRDEGYDQVFVDELHLFTEQERLALQYLTRDPDAYPTLFMALDPRQSPTELYTNVDSSQISRGSTARLDLELGRVNSVELTTVHRFSPQILALVQHINNSYPVMDLGEEWELDLSHVSTTSPSGPVPSLLMAEDVSTQRRDIDRLLLNNSGQRTAIIVTDPDDLYDYLGYLNLPPNVRMVVIDNRDAVENLRYAKRAVVLTAAEYVAGLQFDNVIVVIGEAGAAISSGRSSHRLRRQISSLYVAITRATRTVAISALVASGKAPDVIEGAVRAGVVRQS; the protein is encoded by the coding sequence ATGAATATTGTTCTTACGCAAGGGACGTTACAAAGGCTCCTCGTTGAAGACTGGCCAATTGATACCGACCTTCGGGTTCTTCCGGACACCTTGACCGACTCAGTTGGCGTTTGGACAGACGAGTCGTCACTGTTCCTATACTCCACCTTTGACGACAACTCGGACCAACTCATTGTCGCCCCGAATCTCGATCTTACTGCGGTGCCCAAGGAGGCATACTCGGCTATGTGGCAGCGAGTGAGTTCAATGGCGCTCCTCGCTCGCGAGAGGAAGCTGCAAATCCCCCGCGCATGGGGCCAGTACCGCAATAAGAACAAGGTCGCGTTCGCTGCTGTGCCTCACAACTTCGGCGCATACCGCTGGAACGCCGAGATACATCCTGAGGGCACTAACGATCTCGTATTATGGTCGCTGGAGATTGACAAAACCACGCTGCTTGACGGATTCGCACCTCCGAGTGGGGTTTGGCGCGACCTGCGACGAGAATGGATGCGCCACCGGCAACTAAGTCAAGATGAGCTTGCGCCGGAGGCTCAGTCGAAAATTGGGCTAACCAGTTCGATTGAACTCGATGCCGCAACGTTTGGTGCGGTAACTGGCGGCGCCTCGTACGACGACTGGTTGACAAGGCTTACGAAAAAGCAAAAAGAATTTGTCGACTCGCCGTCGTCGCCTTCAGTCAAACTCCGTGGCCCCGCCGGCAGTGGCAAGACGCTTACTCTTGAATTGAAGCTGCTTACGGAACTGTATAGGGGTAGGTTGAATCAAGCTTCCGATCGTCGCTACCTATTTGCAACCCATAGTTGGTCAGTGGCCGAGCAGGTCTCAGAGGCGCTGCAGCGCCTGGACACGAGCGGTTCTCTGTCCGAAGTCGACGTTTTCCCTCTCTTGACTATCGCGGAGGTTGTTGCCGGAGCAACGTTCGCGGAATTCGACATTCTGGGTGAGGACAGCCAGTCTGGTAAAGTGCAGCAATTGGAACTCATCGATGAGATCGTTGAAGACATCCTTACCGGAGATTGGCTGGCTTTCGAGTCCCGAGTATCCGGTTGGATTAAATCTGCGATGCAGGCCGCGCAGGGCTCGCCTGAGCGAAATAGGCTGAACTGGGATCTCATGATCGAGTTCGGGACCGTTCTCTCCGCTACTGGCATCCTTCCCGGGATAGCCGCCCGCGAACGCTATCGAGCTATACCTCGTGGACCCTGGATGATGCCGATTCACAGCGACGCGGATCGGGATTTCGTCCTATTAGTCTATACTCGTCTCGTAGCGACGCTGAGATCGCAAGGCAAACTCACTTCGGATCAGGTCATAACTGATCTACTAAACTACCTGGAAACCTTTGCGTGGAATATTCGCCGCCGCGACGAGGGCTATGACCAAGTGTTCGTTGACGAATTGCACCTGTTCACCGAACAGGAGCGACTTGCTCTACAATACCTGACCCGGGATCCCGACGCCTATCCAACACTATTCATGGCTTTGGATCCACGACAGTCGCCAACTGAGTTGTACACGAACGTTGACTCCTCACAGATCAGCCGAGGAAGTACTGCGCGCCTTGACCTCGAGTTGGGTAGGGTAAATTCGGTCGAACTCACGACAGTTCACCGGTTCAGCCCGCAAATCTTAGCCCTGGTACAGCACATCAATAACAGTTACCCGGTTATGGATCTTGGCGAAGAATGGGAACTAGATCTCTCACACGTCAGCACCACTTCGCCCTCTGGCCCCGTCCCTAGTCTGTTGATGGCAGAAGATGTGTCAACACAACGTCGCGATATCGACAGACTACTGCTAAACAATAGTGGTCAGCGCACGGCGATAATTGTCACAGATCCAGACGACCTGTACGACTATCTCGGATATCTCAATCTACCGCCGAATGTCAGGATGGTCGTTATCGATAACCGCGACGCCGTGGAGAATCTGAGGTATGCGAAGCGAGCCGTTGTCCTCACCGCGGCCGAGTATGTCGCCGGCCTTCAGTTTGACAACGTGATCGTGGTCATCGGCGAAGCTGGTGCCGCAATCTCAAGCGGCAGGAGTAGTCACCGTCTCCGACGTCAGATTTCGAGTCTTTACGTTGCAATAACTCGTGCAACACGCACGGTCGCCATTTCTGCCCTGGTAGCAAGCGGTAAGGCGCCCGACGTCATCGAAGGAGCGGTCAGAGCCGGGGTCGTGAGGCAGTCGTAA
- a CDS encoding GNAT family N-acetyltransferase: MTEPGITFVRLPEVSTDAVVELLNEPRNARHMPLTGEPFTTKSAAAWVAAKDAQWDSHGYGPWAILIDGSFAGWGGFQAEENGADFALVLAPEFWGYGETVARRALAVGFDELGLTDVLIALPYSRNPAQVVARFGFEPDGDVVYGEVHFRQYRLSANRWNRDESV; encoded by the coding sequence GTGACGGAACCCGGGATCACGTTCGTACGCCTCCCGGAGGTCAGTACCGATGCTGTGGTCGAGCTGCTCAACGAGCCACGCAACGCTCGTCACATGCCGCTGACCGGGGAGCCGTTCACCACCAAGAGCGCGGCAGCCTGGGTAGCGGCCAAGGACGCGCAGTGGGACAGCCACGGTTACGGACCCTGGGCGATCCTGATCGACGGGAGCTTCGCGGGCTGGGGCGGCTTCCAGGCCGAGGAGAATGGCGCCGACTTCGCGCTGGTCCTCGCGCCCGAGTTCTGGGGGTACGGGGAGACCGTGGCGCGACGCGCGCTGGCTGTTGGCTTCGACGAGCTCGGTCTGACTGACGTGCTGATCGCGTTGCCCTACAGTCGCAACCCGGCTCAAGTCGTCGCCCGCTTCGGCTTCGAGCCGGACGGGGACGTCGTGTACGGCGAGGTCCACTTTCGCCAGTACCGTCTGTCGGCGAATCGGTGGAATCGAGACGAATCCGTGTGA